A window of the Penaeus monodon isolate SGIC_2016 unplaced genomic scaffold, NSTDA_Pmon_1 PmonScaffold_15345, whole genome shotgun sequence genome harbors these coding sequences:
- the LOC119569459 gene encoding uncharacterized protein LOC119569459, which produces MTGRGRALADSMKPKKVDVLCVQETRWKGNKAKELGEGYKLIYGGANGEGRNGIGIILSRAMKDLVTKVNRESDRIMWIRLALEDFSMNIFSVYAPQEEALIMKKNSFGRTTRPEKKLMSVKDAYWSCLAEAEKGKITTQRRIKWFKLKENDFQQEFKDEF; this is translated from the exons ATGACAGGAAGAGGCCGAGCTCTGGCAGATAGTATGAAACCTAAGAAAGTGGACGTGCTATGTGTGCAGGAAACAAGATGGAAGGGGAACAAGGCGAAAGAATTAGGCGAAGGGTACAAGTTGATATATGGAGGAgcaaatggagaaggaagaaatggaattggAATTATTTTATCACGTGCCATGAAAGATTTAGTGACGAAAGTGaacagagagagtgacagaatCATGTGGATACGATTAGCCCTTGAAGATTTCTCAatgaatatatttagtgtgtatgcACCACAAGAGGAGgcactgataatgaaaaagaacagTTTTGGGCGCACTACAAGACCTGAAAAAAAGTTGATGAGTGTGAAAGATGCATATTGGAG CTGTCTTGCagaagcagaaaaaggaaaaattacaacTCAAAGAAGGATAAAATGGTTTAAACTGAAGGAAAATGATTTCCAACAAGAGTTCAAAGACGAATTCTAA